From Methanosarcina lacustris Z-7289, one genomic window encodes:
- a CDS encoding NosD domain-containing protein: protein MRNMKIILGLLLFVILISGLAAAGSGETNDSKNAVQLTSISDPGAEGSSGTNYSFAPVNPEFLKYKEQTDQNEKSEKLLFISRDALNSEPEAEDYATGLKPAPVDLSHLHAVDNVKGSGSLEPFYDLRALGKVSPVKDQKDSGSCWAYGSYSSLESYLLPSETWDFSENNMKNRLSPYYPEGFDSSEGGFTLMSTAYLARWSGPICETDDPDDPHSSVSPDKLPTAKHVQEVLFIPNRQEPLDNENIKWALKEYGAIASTIYVDLTNFDPANNSYYYAGQEFSNHLVAIVGWDDSFDKNKFTPAAPGDGAFIVKNSWGPYWGEDGYFYVSYYDSKIGTDNAIYTAENLSDYDSIYQYDPLGWVNSFGYAQKPFAWAANLFTSEENETLNAVSFYTTDSKAEYEVYIYTDPVSGPVNPEGLKASENGTFTYAGYHTVRLDQGVPLAEGQNFSVVLKLSAPKYGYPVALECPVEGYSSQASSNAGESYVSSDGLSWVDLSSVLENSNACIKAFTDRDVAPEAAFVRNVTSGAAPLTVSFFDTSRNSPTAWNWDFGDGTNSTEQNPVHTYPDAGLYTVSLSVKNEFGANSTSRIDCVSVGEKAATLYVDADNVSGASDTYSSIQEAVDRAAAGSTIIVREGMYNETVNVDKMLTICSECGPQKTVVQSDNQDDCVFYVTADSVNISGFTIVGTGDYLSSVLSNCGILLYNANGNTISNNILKDNLLGICLYGSSNNTMQENNAISNIHTGIYLYDSPNNTLYRNKAISNSNGICLRASGDNRLCGNKMENNDYNLVITNFTSLNEIDKSNTVDGKPVYQVVGKSDLEINASSRAGTVFCINCQNVTVRDLDLKNNYCGVVLYNTSNFLLENNTLTNNDAGIYLLDSGDGKITNNSADSNNEFGFLFENACGNAIENNTADSNMMCGLYLISSRGNTLKYNTMSDNYLNFGAEGLLEPNQIETNNLVDGKPIYFFVNGNGIELNSSSNAGTAYFVSCQNVSVRDLSLKNNVCGICLSNTSEARLENNNVSENRNGIYLENTSGGTLANNIASSNDAGIFVLNSENTTVADNELSENGYGICLYNSEHSSLLNNNASNNYNGIFAFGSGNNTLAENLANSNLEGLYLQSSDNNKLINNSVSENSYGIDLKSSKNNTLDANTANLNYYGISTWVSGNNTVVDNNASSNVGGIYLWISENNNLSNNTVLDNLYGVCLTDDSTGKVDKIRPNGNTLKSNIVSNNFDTGILIDGSYDNLIYNNYFNNTKNVEDEYLNTWNSSKIGNYWSDYEGQDADGDGIGDTPYMINSYTDSQDDLPAICLFDCPALPENNISEEQDGQNDTDPSAEPAKSVWAVEASQKGVSAASKTEFSLTSPKTGVSEVSFEPWKYSTLAASGDEGLKENLSDDDRELDGNLDIDFVKGFDVYHGMSLLADSGEFENSENINKAVIEFRVSKTWVEENNIDISTIVLKRSHAGAWTSFSTTMTGEDEEYFFFGAEVRTSPGIQL, encoded by the coding sequence ATGAGAAATATGAAAATTATTCTTGGATTATTGCTTTTTGTCATCCTTATTTCGGGACTTGCGGCAGCAGGTTCAGGTGAGACCAATGACAGTAAAAACGCTGTACAGTTGACTTCAATCTCAGACCCGGGTGCAGAAGGAAGTTCCGGGACAAATTATTCTTTTGCTCCCGTCAACCCCGAATTTTTGAAATATAAGGAACAAACGGATCAAAACGAAAAAAGTGAAAAATTGCTATTTATCTCTCGGGACGCATTGAATTCCGAACCAGAGGCTGAAGATTATGCAACAGGACTGAAACCTGCTCCTGTAGATCTCTCGCATCTTCACGCGGTTGATAATGTGAAGGGTTCAGGTTCTTTAGAACCTTTCTATGACCTTCGGGCTCTTGGGAAAGTCAGCCCTGTAAAAGACCAGAAAGATTCGGGAAGCTGCTGGGCTTATGGTTCCTATTCTTCGCTTGAGTCCTATCTGCTCCCCTCAGAAACCTGGGATTTCTCGGAAAACAATATGAAAAACCGGCTCTCACCCTATTATCCCGAGGGTTTTGATTCTTCTGAAGGCGGCTTCACACTGATGTCTACGGCTTATCTTGCCCGCTGGAGTGGCCCTATCTGTGAAACGGATGATCCCGATGACCCCCATTCCAGTGTTTCTCCTGATAAGCTTCCGACAGCAAAACATGTGCAGGAAGTTCTGTTTATTCCGAACCGGCAGGAGCCTCTGGACAATGAAAACATCAAATGGGCTTTGAAGGAATACGGAGCAATTGCCTCTACAATCTATGTGGACCTTACTAATTTTGATCCTGCTAACAACAGTTATTATTATGCCGGCCAGGAGTTCTCCAATCACCTGGTTGCTATTGTCGGCTGGGACGATTCCTTTGACAAAAACAAGTTCACCCCGGCTGCTCCGGGAGATGGCGCCTTTATCGTAAAGAATTCCTGGGGACCTTACTGGGGAGAAGATGGTTATTTCTATGTCTCCTATTATGATTCGAAAATAGGCACAGATAATGCCATTTACACCGCAGAGAACCTCAGTGACTATGATTCCATATACCAGTATGACCCCCTGGGCTGGGTAAACAGTTTCGGGTATGCCCAAAAACCATTTGCCTGGGCTGCCAATCTTTTCACATCCGAGGAGAATGAGACGCTCAATGCGGTCAGTTTCTATACCACGGATTCCAAAGCGGAGTATGAGGTCTATATTTATACTGATCCGGTTTCCGGACCTGTAAATCCTGAGGGCCTGAAGGCATCCGAAAACGGGACATTTACTTACGCAGGGTATCATACCGTCCGGCTGGACCAGGGAGTTCCCCTTGCCGAAGGGCAGAATTTCTCAGTGGTGCTCAAGCTCAGTGCTCCGAAATACGGATATCCTGTTGCTCTGGAGTGCCCGGTGGAGGGCTACAGCAGTCAGGCTTCTTCCAATGCCGGGGAAAGCTATGTCAGTTCTGACGGCTTGAGCTGGGTAGATCTCTCTTCTGTCCTTGAGAATTCAAATGCCTGCATAAAAGCATTTACTGACAGGGACGTAGCTCCAGAAGCTGCTTTTGTACGAAATGTTACTTCGGGAGCTGCTCCGCTTACGGTCAGTTTTTTTGATACCAGCAGAAATTCCCCGACAGCCTGGAACTGGGACTTTGGGGACGGAACTAATTCAACCGAACAAAACCCGGTGCATACATACCCTGATGCAGGACTTTACACGGTAAGCCTTTCCGTGAAAAATGAATTTGGGGCTAACAGTACTTCCCGGATTGATTGTGTTTCCGTGGGGGAGAAGGCTGCGACCCTTTATGTTGACGCTGACAATGTATCCGGTGCATCCGACACTTATTCTTCCATTCAGGAAGCAGTGGACAGGGCAGCTGCCGGTTCAACAATTATTGTCCGTGAGGGCATGTACAATGAAACTGTGAATGTTGACAAAATGCTGACAATCTGCTCAGAGTGCGGGCCTCAAAAAACAGTAGTTCAGTCAGATAACCAGGACGATTGTGTATTTTATGTTACCGCAGATTCCGTAAATATCAGCGGATTTACCATCGTCGGGACAGGTGATTACTTAAGCAGTGTGTTATCCAATTGTGGAATCCTTCTTTACAATGCCAACGGAAACACAATTAGCAACAATATTCTCAAAGATAATCTGCTCGGGATTTGCCTGTACGGCTCATCCAACAATACGATGCAGGAAAACAATGCAATTTCAAACATCCATACAGGGATATATCTGTATGATTCCCCTAACAATACGCTCTACCGGAACAAAGCTATTTCAAACAGTAACGGGATCTGTCTCAGAGCGTCGGGGGATAATAGACTCTGCGGTAATAAGATGGAGAACAATGACTATAATTTGGTAATTACAAACTTTACTTCTTTAAACGAGATCGATAAGAGCAATACCGTTGACGGTAAGCCTGTCTACCAGGTTGTTGGCAAAAGTGACCTGGAAATAAATGCTTCATCCAGAGCAGGGACGGTTTTCTGTATTAACTGCCAGAATGTTACTGTCCGGGACCTGGATCTCAAAAACAACTATTGTGGAGTTGTCCTATACAATACAAGCAATTTCCTGCTTGAAAACAACACACTTACAAATAACGACGCGGGAATATATCTTCTGGATTCCGGGGACGGGAAAATCACAAACAACAGCGCGGATTCAAACAATGAATTCGGTTTCCTATTTGAAAATGCCTGTGGAAATGCCATTGAGAACAACACCGCAGATTCCAATATGATGTGCGGGCTCTACCTGATCAGTTCCCGGGGAAATACGCTCAAATACAATACGATGTCAGACAACTATCTTAACTTTGGAGCCGAAGGGCTACTTGAACCGAACCAGATAGAAACAAACAACCTTGTGGACGGCAAGCCGATCTATTTCTTTGTAAATGGCAATGGAATCGAACTTAATTCCAGTTCAAATGCAGGCACCGCTTATTTCGTTTCCTGCCAGAACGTTTCGGTTAGGGACCTTTCCCTGAAGAATAACGTGTGCGGGATTTGTCTTTCCAATACAAGCGAAGCAAGGCTTGAAAATAACAACGTCTCAGAAAACCGTAATGGGATCTATCTCGAAAATACCAGTGGTGGTACGCTTGCTAACAATATTGCTTCGTCCAACGATGCCGGTATTTTCGTTTTAAATTCGGAAAATACCACAGTTGCAGACAACGAACTCTCGGAAAATGGATATGGCATATGTTTATACAATTCTGAACACAGCAGCCTGCTTAATAACAATGCCTCAAACAATTACAACGGAATTTTTGCATTTGGTTCCGGGAACAACACGCTTGCAGAAAACCTGGCAAATTCCAACTTAGAAGGTCTCTATCTGCAATCTTCAGACAATAATAAATTAATTAATAACAGTGTGTCGGAAAATAGTTACGGCATCGATCTGAAATCTTCAAAAAATAACACTCTGGACGCAAATACTGCAAATTTAAACTATTATGGAATTTCGACGTGGGTTTCCGGAAACAACACAGTTGTTGACAATAATGCCAGTTCGAATGTTGGAGGGATTTATCTCTGGATATCGGAAAACAACAATTTAAGCAACAACACTGTCCTGGACAATCTATATGGTGTCTGCCTCACAGATGACAGCACAGGAAAAGTGGACAAAATAAGGCCAAATGGAAATACCCTTAAGTCAAATATCGTTTCAAACAACTTTGATACGGGTATCCTGATTGATGGAAGTTATGACAACCTCATTTACAACAATTATTTTAACAATACGAAGAACGTTGAAGATGAGTACCTTAATACCTGGAACAGTTCCAAAATAGGGAACTACTGGAGTGATTATGAGGGACAGGATGCTGACGGGGACGGAATCGGAGATACACCCTATATGATTAATTCTTACACAGACAGCCAGGATGATCTACCAGCAATCTGTCTTTTCGATTGTCCGGCTCTGCCTGAAAATAATATTTCGGAAGAGCAGGATGGCCAGAATGATACTGACCCTTCAGCAGAACCCGCAAAAAGTGTGTGGGCAGTAGAAGCCTCGCAAAAAGGTGTTTCCGCAGCCTCAAAAACCGAGTTCAGCTTGACCAGCCCCAAAACTGGCGTTTCCGAAGTCAGCTTTGAACCCTGGAAGTATTCTACACTGGCCGCTTCCGGGGATGAGGGACTCAAAGAGAATTTATCAGATGATGACAGGGAACTGGACGGGAATCTGGACATTGATTTCGTCAAAGGTTTTGATGTCTACCACGGTATGAGTCTTCTGGCAGACAGCGGAGAGTTTGAAAACTCTGAAAATATCAATAAGGCAGTTATAGAATTCAGAGTTTCAAAAACCTGGGTTGAAGAAAATAATATCGATATCTCCACGATAGTCCTGAAAAGGTCCCATGCAGGAGCCTGGACTTCCTTTTCAACGACGATGACAGGGGAAGACGAGGAATACTTCTTCTTCGGGGCTGAAGTTCGAACTTCTCCCGGTATTCAATTATGA
- a CDS encoding FumA C-terminus/TtdB family hydratase beta subunit, giving the protein MEHHLQTPLKIEDIEKLNAGDIVYISGEILTARDEAHARILEMGEKGEELPFSLEGAVVYHCGPLMQKTGKGEKKDWRVVSAGPTTSGRMSKMTPPLLKAHNVRVIIGKGGMKNVSEAMKDRCVYLAYTGGCAALAAELITEVKTVHWIDLGMPEAVWVLRVEKFGPLIVGIDTKGKDIFAEVREKAEKVLAEMRK; this is encoded by the coding sequence ATGGAGCATCACCTGCAAACCCCGCTAAAGATAGAGGATATTGAGAAACTCAATGCTGGAGACATTGTATATATTTCCGGAGAAATCCTGACAGCCCGGGACGAAGCCCATGCAAGAATTCTTGAAATGGGTGAAAAAGGAGAAGAACTTCCTTTCTCCCTTGAAGGGGCAGTAGTCTACCACTGCGGTCCCCTTATGCAAAAGACCGGAAAAGGCGAAAAGAAGGACTGGAGAGTTGTCTCCGCAGGTCCCACAACCAGCGGCAGGATGTCCAAAATGACTCCTCCTCTCCTGAAAGCCCACAATGTTCGGGTAATTATCGGAAAAGGTGGGATGAAAAACGTTTCAGAAGCCATGAAGGACAGGTGTGTCTACCTTGCATACACCGGGGGCTGTGCAGCCCTTGCCGCAGAACTGATTACGGAGGTAAAAACCGTCCACTGGATTGACCTTGGTATGCCTGAAGCTGTCTGGGTGCTCAGGGTTGAGAAATTCGGGCCTCTCATTGTAGGAATCGATACAAAAGGGAAAGATATTTTTGCAGAGGTAAGAGAAAAAGCTGAAAAAGTGCTTGCAGAAATGAGAAAATGA
- a CDS encoding fumarate hydratase produces MFSKISRETFIRSIADLLRKAEIELPDDVIEALRKAEAREENPVAKSQLQAILKNIELAKNHGVPMCQDTGIMIFFAELGTEFQSGFDLEAAIRDAVVLATVEIPLRPNAVNPLTRKNSGDNTGVEIPDIHWKLVPGKKLKITVAPKGAGSENMSALRMMNPTETGSIKHVVLETVINAGGMPCPPLTLGVGIGGSFDKAARLAKEALLEPLDAPMSSFEKEILDAVNALGIGCMGLGGSTTALAVHVKTAHCHTASLPVAINIQCWANRHASVVFGEEE; encoded by the coding sequence TTGTTTTCGAAAATCAGCCGTGAAACCTTTATTCGGTCTATTGCAGACCTCCTGCGAAAAGCAGAAATCGAGCTTCCCGATGATGTGATTGAAGCACTCAGGAAAGCCGAAGCCCGGGAAGAAAACCCGGTTGCAAAGTCTCAGCTCCAGGCAATCCTGAAGAATATTGAGCTTGCAAAAAATCATGGGGTCCCCATGTGCCAGGACACAGGCATAATGATCTTTTTTGCCGAGCTCGGGACGGAATTTCAGTCCGGCTTTGACCTGGAAGCTGCTATCAGGGATGCAGTTGTCCTTGCAACAGTTGAGATTCCTCTGCGCCCAAATGCCGTGAACCCCCTGACCCGCAAGAACAGTGGGGATAATACAGGAGTCGAAATTCCGGATATCCACTGGAAGCTCGTTCCCGGAAAGAAGCTCAAGATCACGGTTGCCCCGAAAGGTGCGGGCTCGGAAAACATGAGTGCACTCAGGATGATGAACCCAACTGAAACCGGAAGTATCAAACACGTCGTGCTTGAGACCGTGATAAACGCAGGTGGGATGCCATGTCCTCCTCTTACTCTTGGCGTGGGTATCGGAGGTTCCTTTGACAAAGCCGCCAGGCTTGCAAAAGAAGCCCTTCTTGAGCCTCTCGACGCTCCGATGAGCAGCTTCGAAAAAGAAATTCTGGATGCAGTAAATGCTCTTGGAATTGGTTGCATGGGCCTGGGAGGCAGCACAACCGCCCTTGCAGTGCATGTGAAAACCGCACACTGCCATACGGCTTCCCTTCCTGTAGCCATAAACATCCAGTGCTGGGCGAACCGGCATGCTTCAGTCGTTTTCGGGGAGGAGGAATAA
- a CDS encoding right-handed parallel beta-helix repeat-containing protein, giving the protein MQTITVAGDGSGDFNCDGKDDHVQINQALESAANNPGTTVHFKGPFTYVIGDSLLIGSDTILEGDSGVTIKLAKGLPVWGGRESSISEKKAMLMIRGGSASNVAIRSLTVDGSQSDYYSGVRLGTSCYNMATIVNCNGLTIKNVTFQNGCNDAMLISKSSNIMMDTVTVNKCGHDGIYAYHVNGITVKNSKFINRTNSSVRLDSVTDGVMTNNECTTSGGGYAGLELQGTLKNIEASGNNFHDLSAPAIVHLNTKETNVNIHDNRIENCG; this is encoded by the coding sequence ATGCAAACTATAACTGTTGCCGGAGATGGAAGCGGAGACTTCAACTGTGATGGAAAGGATGATCATGTCCAGATTAACCAGGCTCTTGAATCTGCAGCAAATAATCCAGGCACAACCGTCCATTTCAAAGGCCCATTCACATATGTTATAGGCGATTCTCTTCTGATCGGCAGCGACACGATCCTTGAAGGGGATTCCGGTGTAACAATTAAGCTCGCCAAAGGACTACCGGTCTGGGGTGGGCGTGAAAGCAGTATTTCAGAAAAGAAAGCTATGCTTATGATCAGAGGCGGTTCTGCAAGCAATGTTGCAATAAGAAGCTTAACTGTTGATGGTAGTCAGAGTGACTATTACTCAGGTGTCAGGCTTGGAACTTCCTGTTATAACATGGCAACCATAGTAAATTGCAATGGATTAACAATTAAGAATGTTACATTCCAGAATGGATGTAATGACGCCATGCTTATTTCAAAGTCCAGCAACATAATGATGGACACAGTAACCGTAAACAAATGTGGACATGACGGTATATATGCCTATCATGTAAATGGCATTACAGTTAAAAACTCTAAATTTATTAACCGAACTAATTCATCCGTTAGGTTAGATTCCGTTACCGACGGAGTCATGACAAACAATGAATGTACTACATCTGGCGGCGGATATGCAGGTCTAGAATTACAGGGAACTCTTAAAAACATAGAAGCTTCTGGCAACAATTTCCATGACTTATCTGCTCCTGCAATAGTACATTTGAATACAAAAGAAACAAATGTAAACATCCACGATAATAGAATTGAAAATTGTGGATAA
- a CDS encoding RNA-guided endonuclease InsQ/TnpB family protein → MQLAKKIRIYPTEEQVNVLWELSDKCRVVYNFALADRKDAYNKEKRYVKYTEQQNKLPDFKKRNPEYNVVYSKTLQGILKKLDSSYHSFFTHIKNGDKKARPPNFKGRNYLMTIPYNQSGFKIEDGIITFSHKVSNVPLSFEIGNLAEGLNVKQVEIVNDNPYKARGKFFLCIAYDVDIEDTYFDNGNYQAIDLGITKIVTAINTEGKFFEVKTPRPDNYWNPKINAAKSRKDHCIGVKKGSAKSRRFLRIARAVTKMSKKKANQVKDFQHKLSKTMVENTRANTIIVGDLDVKQMAQPKVKDGKKQKKTKQKKGLNRSTQGLGNLGRFVQFLTYKAEIIGKRIIRIDEKNTTKRCCYCGKKHDMPSWKRVMLCDCGNNIDRDRNSAINIMIRYLLQNALWTGYQQFVDNLRQYRLPDGIEVHTEAK, encoded by the coding sequence ATGCAATTAGCGAAGAAAATACGAATCTATCCTACTGAAGAACAGGTTAATGTTCTTTGGGAATTATCAGATAAATGTCGGGTAGTGTATAACTTCGCTCTTGCAGACCGAAAGGATGCTTATAATAAGGAAAAACGTTATGTAAAATATACGGAACAACAAAATAAGCTTCCTGACTTCAAAAAACGTAATCCTGAATATAATGTTGTGTATTCAAAAACGCTTCAAGGGATCTTAAAAAAACTTGATAGTAGCTACCATTCATTTTTTACCCATATTAAAAATGGTGACAAGAAAGCAAGACCTCCGAATTTCAAAGGTAGAAATTATCTAATGACAATTCCATATAACCAGAGTGGTTTCAAAATTGAAGACGGTATCATTACATTTTCACATAAGGTAAGTAATGTGCCTTTATCCTTTGAAATAGGTAACTTAGCTGAAGGTCTCAATGTAAAACAGGTTGAAATCGTTAATGATAATCCGTATAAAGCAAGAGGTAAATTTTTTCTCTGTATTGCTTATGATGTAGATATTGAAGATACTTATTTTGATAATGGGAATTATCAGGCTATTGATTTAGGCATTACAAAAATAGTTACTGCTATCAATACCGAAGGTAAATTCTTTGAAGTAAAAACCCCTAGACCTGACAATTACTGGAATCCAAAAATTAATGCAGCTAAATCCAGAAAGGATCATTGCATTGGTGTTAAAAAAGGTTCTGCAAAAAGCAGGAGATTTTTGAGAATAGCCAGAGCAGTTACAAAAATGAGTAAAAAGAAAGCAAATCAAGTTAAGGATTTCCAGCACAAACTATCAAAAACAATGGTTGAGAATACCAGAGCTAATACTATAATTGTTGGGGATTTAGATGTAAAACAAATGGCTCAACCTAAAGTTAAAGATGGTAAAAAGCAAAAAAAGACCAAACAAAAGAAAGGTCTAAATCGTTCTACTCAGGGTTTAGGAAATTTAGGTAGATTTGTTCAATTCTTGACCTATAAAGCAGAAATTATAGGTAAACGTATAATAAGAATTGATGAAAAAAACACTACAAAGAGGTGCTGTTATTGTGGAAAAAAACATGATATGCCCTCTTGGAAACGTGTTATGTTATGTGATTGTGGTAACAACATAGATAGAGATAGAAATTCTGCTATCAATATCATGATACGTTACCTATTGCAAAATGCCTTGTGGACAGGCTATCAACAATTTGTTGATAATCTTCGACAATACAGGCTTCCCGATGGAATTGAGGTTCATACCGAAGCCAAATGA
- a CDS encoding DUF2124 family protein, producing the protein MPIINTSQGVGGILNSFRGLVEGAEKITFVGTPGFCTPFAELLGFVVRDRKLVFIPNLDFEKARSISMAPEGMQLGEPVDAHADVVVLLGGLAMPKIGTSSEKAGEIASKVLEGSKKGKIIGVCFQSMFIQQKWDEVINFDYIINADLAVDVLETSTTRH; encoded by the coding sequence ATGCCGATAATAAACACATCTCAAGGAGTAGGAGGAATCCTGAACAGTTTCAGGGGCCTTGTCGAAGGAGCAGAAAAGATTACTTTTGTAGGAACACCGGGCTTCTGCACCCCTTTTGCCGAACTTCTGGGTTTTGTGGTCAGGGATCGAAAACTTGTTTTTATTCCAAATCTGGACTTTGAAAAAGCCAGGTCAATCTCCATGGCTCCTGAGGGGATGCAGCTTGGAGAACCTGTAGATGCTCATGCTGACGTCGTTGTCCTGCTTGGCGGGCTTGCAATGCCAAAAATCGGCACAAGCTCTGAAAAAGCTGGAGAAATTGCAAGCAAGGTCCTCGAAGGGTCGAAAAAAGGGAAAATTATAGGAGTCTGTTTCCAGTCAATGTTTATTCAGCAGAAATGGGACGAAGTTATCAACTTTGATTATATCATTAACGCCGACCTGGCTGTTGATGTGCTTGAAACGTCAACTACCCGCCACTAA
- the iscB gene encoding RNA-guided endonuclease IscB, whose product MLVFVINQNKKPLMPCKPSKARKLLQAGKAKVVRNTPFTIKLLFGSSGYTQPVIAGMDTGSKVVSCAAIANGKVLYQSEIYLRENVSKKMEQRKMYRRNRRGRKTRYRPARFDNRGNSTKGGRLAPSIRSKLEANFQEKRFVESLLPVTGWKVELASFDIHKITNPEVSGVGYQEGNLKGFYNVKAYVLDRDGYTCQHCMGKSKDSRLHCHHIVFRSQKGSDAPENLITLCETCHKALHNGEFKLSGKKSKTKHATEIGILKSQIRKSGWNFAETFGYETKYRREQVLKLLKTHYFDAVAICCRDDQKVEVEDSVFLKRNVPAGDYQQRRGKRSEKKMPTGKLFGLRKFDQVKTEKGIGFIRGKRSSGFFTLCDVFGNMITTSVNIKRNCRRLRAASTTLVQMVQMTHSSPPLKVRGILLSCPETENYKMQEI is encoded by the coding sequence ATGTTAGTTTTCGTAATCAATCAAAACAAAAAACCACTAATGCCCTGTAAACCTTCAAAAGCCAGAAAGCTACTGCAAGCAGGCAAGGCAAAAGTGGTCCGAAATACTCCATTCACAATCAAGTTACTTTTCGGAAGCAGTGGGTATACTCAACCTGTAATTGCAGGGATGGATACCGGCTCTAAGGTAGTGAGCTGTGCAGCCATTGCTAACGGAAAAGTGTTGTATCAGTCCGAAATCTACCTTAGAGAAAATGTTTCTAAAAAGATGGAACAACGGAAGATGTACCGGAGAAACAGAAGAGGTAGAAAAACAAGGTATAGACCTGCAAGATTTGATAACCGGGGAAATTCAACAAAAGGAGGAAGATTGGCTCCTTCTATCCGAAGCAAACTTGAAGCTAATTTCCAGGAAAAGAGGTTTGTGGAATCCCTGCTTCCTGTAACTGGGTGGAAGGTAGAGCTTGCCTCCTTTGATATTCACAAAATAACAAATCCGGAGGTTTCCGGGGTTGGGTATCAGGAAGGGAACCTTAAAGGGTTCTACAATGTCAAAGCTTACGTTCTGGACAGGGACGGGTACACCTGCCAGCATTGCATGGGAAAGTCAAAGGATTCTCGGCTACATTGCCATCACATTGTTTTCAGGTCACAGAAGGGATCAGATGCTCCGGAAAACCTGATTACGCTTTGTGAAACCTGTCACAAAGCCCTGCACAATGGAGAATTCAAGCTTTCAGGGAAAAAGTCAAAAACAAAACATGCAACTGAAATCGGGATCCTCAAATCCCAAATCCGGAAATCCGGCTGGAATTTTGCAGAGACTTTCGGGTACGAAACAAAATACAGGAGAGAGCAGGTCTTGAAGTTGTTAAAAACACATTACTTTGATGCTGTTGCTATCTGTTGCAGGGACGATCAGAAAGTAGAGGTAGAAGATTCGGTTTTTCTAAAAAGAAACGTTCCTGCGGGAGATTATCAGCAGCGGAGAGGGAAGAGGTCAGAGAAGAAAATGCCTACCGGAAAGCTGTTTGGGCTCAGGAAATTCGATCAGGTAAAAACGGAAAAAGGGATCGGGTTCATTCGTGGCAAACGGTCATCCGGCTTCTTTACTTTGTGTGATGTTTTTGGCAACATGATAACTACAAGTGTTAATATTAAGAGAAATTGCAGAAGACTGAGAGCGGCTAGTACAACATTAGTTCAGATGGTACAGATGACGCATTCCTCCCCCCCACTGAAAGTGAGGGGGATCCTGCTAAGTTGTCCTGAAACTGAAAACTACAAAATGCAGGAAATATAA